The genomic DNA AACATAGCGACACCAATGGCAATGACGGTTGAGATTAATCCCCCAGCACGCTGCTAATAGAACCCCAGCAAGCCTAATGAACAGAGATAGGATAAGTTTTTTCATGTCATGCGAGCgcagagagaagaacaaaaaaaaagctagatCAGAAAGAGAATTAAGTTAAGGGAAACTCTCACATTCCACAAAATACGACCAAGCTTATAATCCTTAATACCGGTCTGTCAAACTGTTCTTTAAGCCTTGTGGACCTTTTCATATCATCTTCAAACAATTTTCCCTTATGAGATGGAGGCATCTGTCTCAGCTGTGGGGTGAATAATAGCACAAATCCAAGGATGAATCCTGATATGAAACCACCAATATTTGCAAAATTGTCTATGAAAGGGAGAAAGCCTATCAGGAAATTCACAGTGAAGATAGTGAATATTATCACCAAGGCTGAAATCTGTAccagcaaacaaaaaaacaaacagaatcaGAATAGGTATGAAAAGAAGATATATAACCAAGGACAataaaagaacacaagaaaTCCTTCACCTTGCCGGTATATAGATTCCAGTTCTTTGCAAGAGCAGAAAGCATGGCTCCAATCAACCCAAAGAAAGCAGCACCAGAAGAGACTGATGGGATGTTTCGAACAAACAAGGCAGCAAATAGACTTCCCACACTGCCAGAGAGGAAGTATATTATGGCAATCCTCACTACACAAAGCAAAAGCAGAAGAAATGCAGATTATAATGGTGATAGACTCCGTCAAAATCAGATTAGGTGAAGTAATCTAAGTCAATTTGGCTAATTTACGTGGTCCAAATTGCTGCTCCATGTATATCCCTACGAAAATCAAACTCCCAAGATTTATGAACAGATGAAACAATCCACTGTGCAGCCAAGGAGATGTCAAAATACGCCAAATCTCATGATTCTCCGTCAGAGTATTCCAAGAAAGACCTCCCACATGCTCTAACCTGCAAActcacaagaaaataaaaactcagtAGCTTATAATCAATCATTTAGTAGCTCACATTACATATGTTCCCCTCAATTTAGAGCTCTCAAAAGAAGCAGCACCAAGATCCACAGAAATAAACACTCTAGAACAACACATATTTGGAAACGAAGAACTTGTCACTGTAATTAAAGATTGAGACACTACGAATCAGCTGAAACTCATAAATCGTGGAAACTAGCATCATCCAAATCAACAAGCTCTCCAGAAAGCTATTGTAACTGATACTAAAGATGAGCACAATGAAACATCCGAAATCACAGGTGTAAGCATCCAAAGTTCAACTCTAAAGGATCTAACAAATTCAATTAGAGATCCGACGATTCCACATACAGGTACAAGCAGAGACCAAAAGCGAAATCCGCCGGAGAGAGCTACTTACGTTGAGGCGGAGGGGCCGAGCATAGGATTCTCGGAGAGAGGCTGGAAAGAGAATCGGCCAAGGAGTTTGGCGGCGCAGTGACCGTGAGAGTTCCTGGAGCAATCGTTGACGCCCATAGTTACAGCGAAGAGGACGATCTGAAGAAGAACGAAGACGGAGACGAGCCAAGTGTCTCGTTTGATTTGACGTGAGCGGTGACGGAAGAAGGAGATCTTGTCCCAGCTAGAATCGGCGGCGTTGGAAGTGGAGAACGAGAGATTGTGAGAGATTTCATCGATCTGCGTCGTCTTTGGCTCTGTAGGAACCTCTGCCATTGTTGAAGGCGAGCGAGAAATTAGGGATTGAGGACGACGAATGGGTGGGTTCTTTCTTTTGTAAGTGGCGGGAATATGTTAATTGCCGAGAGCAAACCGAAAGCTAACCGTTTAAGATCCGGTTCCGAATTGATTTAGAGCCGCGTACCACACTATACTCGTCAACAATCTTCATAGTGGgtgtattaattttaaaatagactATTTAAATTAATCTAAGTTTTAAGGGTGTGTATTAACTATTATATCAATCATTTTAAACAATTTGcgttttaattagttttttttttaatatgattttgatgattttagtgaatattttttttctttcaaattccccTAAAAACTATGAGAtatgaaatctattttttttttaactaaaaaatccTCTAATAtccttttaaatttattaaattaattagaaatcaaagtgtcttttttaaaatatgataattgtgtaaaaaaattCTTTACTTACATATCTTGTTTATATATTCTGAAAGTATATCTGAATACTGAGGtgggtttagtttttattagCTTTGTTTAAACACTTACATTTCTTATCTACTcatgtgatttgtttttattagtatatatgagAGACTTGGTTACTTTCTCTTCANAGAGACCAAAAGCGAAATCCGCCGGAGAGAGCTACTTACGTTGAGGCGGAGGGGCCGAGCATAGGATTCTCGGAGAGAGGCTGGAAAGAGAATCGGCCAAGGAGTTTGGCGGCGCAGTGACCGTGAGAGTTCCTGGAGCAATCGTTGACGCCCATAGTTACAGCGAAGAGGACGATCTGAAGAAGAACGAAGACGGAGACGAGCCAAGTGTCTCGTTTGATTTGACGTGAGCGGTGACGGAAGAAGGAGATCTTGTCCCAGCTAGAATCGGCGGCGTTGGAAGTGGAGAACGAGAGATTGTGAGAGATTTCATCGATCTGCGTCGTCTTTGGCTCTGTAGGAACCTCTGCCATTGTTGAAGGCGAGCGAGAAATTAGGGATTGAGGACGACGAATGGGTGGGTTCTTTCTTTTGTAAGTGGCGGGAATATGTTAATTGCCGAGAGCAAACCGAAAGCTAACCGTTTAAGATCCGGTTCCGAATTGATTTAGAGCCGCGTACCACACTATACTCGTCAACAATCTTCATAGTGGgtgtattaattttaaaatagactATTTAAATTAATCTAAGTTTTAAGGGTGTGTATTAACTATTATATCAATCATTTTAAACAATTTGcgttttaattagttttttttttaatatgattttgatgattttagtgaatattttttttctttcaaattccccTAAAAACTATGAGAtatgaaatctattttttttttaactaaaaaatccTCTAATAtccttttaaatttattaaattaattagaaatcaaagtgtcttttttaaaatatgataattgtgtaaaaaaattCTTTACTTACATATCTTGTTTATATATTCTGAAAGTATATCTGAATACTGAGGtgggtttagtttttattagCTTTGTTTAAACACTTACATTTCTTATCTACTcatgtgatttgtttttattagtatatatgagAGACTTGGTTACTTTCTCTTCAAGCGGACTCTTTTGAGataattgacttttttttttaataatcatgtaaCTTCTGCATGACATTAACTGAATAAGTCTGAAAAGATATACTTCATTGTATTGGGTTGAAATTGCCAACTAGTAACAATTAGCTATATTAGTTGTTGGGAAAAACTTTCCACAGCTTCTCGAGTCTTCAAACTAGCTAGTTATATTCAGGCTTAATAATGATTGAAATACGCATGAAATCATGGATTAGATTGTTTATGGCTCTATGCTCCATCATCATCCCATGTTTGCTTCAAGAAAgagttgtttctttgtttttctaagCATTTATCGCGAAGCTTGTTCTCAGTTCTCACTATGCATATCTACTTAATCAGCACATGCATTGTGGAAGGTTGTAGCCTGTAGGGTAAGTTTTGATTAGAAAGGGACACCATTTTATGACCTTAAGATGGACAGTAGGTCCACACTTTCAGATAATGGGTAAAGAAAATGATGGTATGATATGACATGAATTGCTTTCAGTCGATCTATATATAGTACACTAAGATTATCATGGATGACTAGTTATGAAAAcgaccattttttttcttttggcttttgTCCATTGATATAGTAAGGTGTCTACTTCTGttgtttttatcaaataattgtGAACCTTCATTCAACGTAAATTGTGATATATATAGGAAGTGTTAAATTCGGGCTTtattgtgggcttccaactcaaaaccaattgacaatgagtggagaggccctaactctttatatatatctcAAGTCCCTTCTCATCTACCAGATGTGGGATCTTTTCTCCACACGCCCCTTCGAGATGATGACTCTTCTAGCCATTAATCTCGACAGAATCCATCATGCCCCCTCGAGATAATGCTCTTTTTTTTAGCTATCTCGATGGAATTGGGCTTTCCTTTGGGCCATCAATTAATGGGGTGATCGGGCCTCTATCCGGGCTGGACTAATTAATGGGCCAACGTgtgtaggctctgataccatgttaaattttggCTTTACTGTGAgtttccaactcaaaaccaattgacaataaGTGGAGAGACCttaaccttttatatattactcaagtcTCTTCTCATCTATCAGATGTGGGATCTTTTCTCCACACGCCCCTTCGAGATGATGGCTCTTCTAGCCATTAATCTCGACATAATCCATCAGGAAGCTTAAATActaggagagaaaaaaatatatatatagtaacgaCAACTCAGTATGGATCAACATGGTGTAATCAAGAATTTGCAATGATAATATAAGCTCACAATACGATTGCTTGCTCTCACAACGTCATATGCATTATTATGGTAAAGAAAGAGTTGGGTAGTACAATATGGATACGCGGGGTAAAGCAACTCAACAGTAAATCATCAGGTGACAATGGCTGGATTAGCTTATCATCTGCAACTCAAGAGAaacttcaacttctttttctttctaaattattccAATGGTCGGCGATTTTGGTCACggtaagaaagaaagagatcgAACTACTTCTGATGGGACTTAAAAAATGGGAAATTTTACCGAAGCAAGATCACTCTCTGAATTCACACCTCTAAGGAGTTTTACCGAAGACTCTTAAGAGAAGTTAATAtgtaactgattttttttgttatcttaaaaacattttaaacgtTATAAGACGCAAATGTTATgctgtaaaacaaaaacaagaagatggtTTTCTAATGTCTTAACAAACCTTGAGAGCCACTTGGTAAGATATTtccgtatatatatttttttctgtcagCCATCAGCCATCATCAGGCATGTCCATAATAAACTATATGATGGCAATTTCATTTTTCGTCCCAAAAAGATGATAAAGtgttatatttaaaaatccGACCACTTAGGCGAATGGGGGTATACGTACGAACGATGGGATAAggattctcttcttttctcgtatactttaagtttctttttctttttttctcgtAGTTGCAGCTGCATCATGACCCCTTACGTGTTTAAACACCCACGCATATTAACTAAGATATCGTTTTAACATCAGTGTTCTACTTTAATATTAGATCACTCACTTTGTAAACGAAACTAGTCCTAGTCTAGAACGAATACTTGCGTTAACCCCATTCGAAGGTGGATTTTGGATATTAATATACAAATCGGAAAAGATTGTTGCGCTTTCATCTTTACGAGTAAGTTGTAATTAGTTAAACATCCATTTGACagaaatcaaaagattataGATTATATAAATGACCACCCAATCCATACGGCAATTATTATATTTCACATTTTTCTAATACCAAGTGGTTTTAACGtactgtatgttttttttttctggatttacATTCATTATATCTGGGCCATGTTGTTATTAAATTGTTttgcaaaattattataattatataaaaaaagttgatatgaaaaaaagtaaaaaacagtGCGTAGTCCCTACTAATAAGCATTTGTTCTGTCGTTAAATTTCGTGTCATGGATTATTGTTAGTCTACTTAAACTTACTTATACTGACGTAAATGATGACATATCCAAAAACTATATAGATGACTTTTAACTCTAAAACCACAGAGGAATTGTACTATTCGACTGAACACCTTTCTCAAGATAAATTTGATTAATTACCACTATGATTAGAAGTGCCCCACATATTAgatattttacaaactttaaaatatacaatttcaaTATAAAATCTTAAGTGAGATTACTATTTGGatccgattttttttcttctttttattttaatatcatcTTATCCAATATCCATGTTTACACAATTACACATGAATGAGGCGATCGGCGATCCAACGACAACGGTAATTATACCAACTACTAAattactgttttcttttctaattttaaatgttttgctTTGCGAAAATATTCTAAAGGCAAGTTGATTAGTGTGTTGTTGCTTGATTCACTTGGACAATTTAAAATGATTCTCTATCAATAGAATAAAACGTTGTAATCGTTATTTCGTAGNNNNNNNNNNNNNNNNNNNNNNNNNNNNNNNNNNNNNNNNNNNNNNNNNNNNNNNNNNNNNNNNNNNNNNNNNNNNNNNNNNNNNNNNNNNNNNNNNNNNNNNNNNNNNNNNNNNNNNNNNNNNNNNNNNNNNNNNNNNNNNNNNNNNNNNNNNNNNNNNNNNNNNNNNNNNNNNNNNNNNNNNNNNNNNNNNNNNNNNNNNNNNNNNNNNNNNNNNNNNNNNNNNNNNNNNNNNNNNNNNNNNNNNNNNNNNNNNNNNNNNNNNNNNNNNNNNNNNNNNNNNNNNNNNNNNNNNNNNNNNNNNNNNNNNNNNNNNNNNNNNNNNNNNNNNNNNNNNNNNNNNNNNNNNNNNNNNNNNNNNNNNNNNNNNNNNNNNNNNNNNNNNNNNNNNNNNNNNNNNNNNNNNNNNNNNNNNNNNNNNNNNNNNNNNNNNNNNNNNNNNNNNNNNNNNNNNNNNNNNNNNNNNNNNNNNNNNNNNNNNNNNNNNNNNNNNNNNNNNNNNNNNNNNNNNNNNNNNNNNNNNNNNNNNNNNNNNNNNNNNNNNNNNNNNNNNNNNNNNNNNNNNNNNNNNNNNNNNNNNNNNNNNNNNNNNNNNNNNNNNNNNNNNNNNNNNNNNNNNNNNNNNNNNNNNNNNNNNNNNNNNNNNNNNNNNNNNNNNNNNNNNNNNNNNNNNNNNNNNNNNNNNNNNNNNNNNNNNNNNNNNNNNNNNNNNNNNNNNNNNNNNNNNNNNNNNNNNNNNNNNNNNNNNNNNNNNNNNNNNNNNNNNNNNNNNNNNNNNNNNNNNNNNNNNNNNNNNNNNNNNNNNNNNNNNNNNNNNNNNNNNNNNNNNNNNNNNNNNNNNNNNNNNNGAATCTTTGACCATTTTTTCTTAAGGAAACGAATAAACGAAAGAATATATCGAACAAAATCTGATATTACCGCTCAAATAGTTAGATTGTGCGAACAACAAAATTGTCTGAGTTAAGTAAACGAAACGTGACTATAAAACAACCGGAGCTCagacaaataaaattaataaacaaggaaacaaaaagtaaaaaatatgcTCATcaaatgattaatatatatcaGATGAGTGTGAAGTCCACTACACTACCAGCAATGAGAAAAAatgatagaaataaaaataggatatatatatatagatttggcatataattttttaggtATACTAATAAATCTATGTTAACTCTTTGGCTTTGTTAATTTGGACACGTTTATGGATGTTGTGGTCGATTTGATTGTCATTTGGAAGCTAAATTGGCGGCCGAGTCAGATTCCTCTCAGACAGACCTTCTCCAATATATGTTCTTTGATTATCACTCGAATCTtgagaacttttttttagttaattgtTTTCAGACTGTCTAATTAACGTGCAGCCATCATACTTTACTACGATCAATTATAATTTCTAATTAGCGTTATGGATCTGGGTTTCCGGTACCATTTTGCTTAACTGTAGAGATAAATTTGCATTTCTAGTTTATTCTGTTTTTTGTAAACCCATTGCTAATCAGTATATTATTGGATCAAAATCTGTAATCAAAAGAGTATGTGCTTTCGAAAATTCTAAAACGaaatgatatttaaatatataactcaTTTCAGTACTAGAACAGTTCactttatcaacaaaaatagtACTGTTCATGACATCAGCTAGCTATTCATATTCAAATATAGATTAAGTTATATTgcccaaaaaaatgaaattattaattaaataagctAGTAACTGTCTCCTCTCATGGCCAGATATATTAGTTGAGGTCCAAGTCATCATGATGCCAACTCACACTAAGCTTGTCATCAAACCATGTTTTGAATTATACAGTATGTAATCTTATTTGCAGTTATCTCTGTAAATATGATCCTTATTTACAAAACCTAAGTAgagtttgtgtatttttttttgtagctagTAATTTCGTATCAGTTCTTGTTCTTAATCTTGAACTTGCTCCGATCGGCAAAAactacattttaaaaatattcaacgCGTCAAAATACAAATACACATGTACAACAAAGTAGATGTATACGTACGTATATGACGTGGGCAAAAACCTCCACTAAATTCAGAAAAATAGACCCCACAAAATGACTATAAATAAGTGCCCAAACCTCTCCCCCAAAAAATGCAACAACAACACTTTTCATCTCTttccaaatacaaaaaaaccaaaacaacgaACAGCTTTTGTTTAGCCTTTTCAGCTTCTTCTCTAAACTGTTAAAAGGATGTCTCTAGCTATAGCAGAGGTTTACACGGTGAGGAAGTTTCACAAAGAGAGTATGAAGAAACCGGCTGTTACCGGAGGCGAGGGAGACGAGAAGATCGGGGGAGGAAGTTTCATGGAGGCGCCTGTGAAATCTGGTGGGAGTAGTAGACGATTCGGACGGTTGTTTTTTGGAAAGCCCGGAATGAAGAAAAGCTCTGCTAAAGTTTCGGACCCCATGACGATTGAGTGATgaccatataaaatattaagtttttctatattttccatatatatcttttctttttttcttcttttactttcatGGCGTAGTTTTTTCTGGCTTTTTCTAgtgtcttctctttttctttattgagtgatttttatttaatacgaCGTAAACGTTGTACTTGTAGCGTCCAATGTAATGAACTTAAATTAtgagaaattataaatactattaACTTTTGGATAAATGCATTCCCTAAATATACCGTATATATCTAGTTGATGATGTTTTAtgccaaaccaaactaaaaagtGAGTTGCACGATGATTTCATACTTTCAGAAATTCcgatattttgtgttttattttgaacgACTGTATATTACACACACATACtgtatctatatatgttttaaaataagcATATGAAAATGAAAGAGCCAAAACATAAATTGGTTGGTTGGTTAACCGTTTTGACACTTTTGACATATATGGTCttagttttaataattatcATTAACGGTCCAGGTACTATATCTTCTTCTATGCGACTGCAACTCGCATAGAAACATATCTAGAACatggttttagacttttagtatagggaaaaaaaccgaaaaatacgtcatctaattttttttttgccgtttaattcctctagttattaaaattttcaaaaaatatctgGTTTAATTTCCgttgtctttaaaaaccttcattttattaataatggtAGATCCATAATTACGACATAACGACTGTTAACTCTAATGACGGAAATATTAACCAGGATTAAAATATAACTACATGTAGTTAATTAGAGGGAACTAAAGACATTGttgccctcttcttcttcccctaaatcgattttgagttttagaaccCTGGAACCCTAAACATTACAATTGAAATTAACAATGGTTTCATACCTCATCTATCAGTCGATTCTtgcaacaaacacaacaaacaatcAACCAGAACCGCAACTACTCAGACGAAAACTATCATCGCAATCAAAAGAATTCAGGATTTgaagtttgagaagaaaaatcgCTTTTAGGGTTATAGGGTTCTAAAAttcgaaatcgatttgggggaagaagaagaaggcaacaATGTCTTTAGTTCTCTCTAATTAACCATGTGGGGTTATAGTTTAACCCTGATTAATATTTCCGTCATTAGAGATAACAGTCGTTATGTCGTAAGTATGAATCTaccgttattaataaaatgaaggtttttaaagacaacATAAATTAAACCGggtattttttggaaaatttaataactagaaGAATTAAACggcaaaaaaaattagatgacgtattttttgggttttttcccttttatatataaaatcataaaccataatTAAGTTTGAGTTGttcacaatatatatttatccaaagaaaactatatacaatgacaaagaaacaaaaagtatgaaaaagaTATAGAGgaaaacacttttaaaaggAAAAGTAGTGAGGTTTAATAAGAAGATAAAGACAATTAGTGGATGTTCAAAAAGTATGAGTAGtgaaaaattaaaccaaaatatctaCATAGGTACGTACTGAATATTTAAggacgatttttttttctttctttcagccAATCAGACTTTCATAGAATTcaaaatatgttaaaagtaCGATACAAACAGTTAGTTTAACTGTTTCTCGTTAGATTTCGTAGCATATACGAAATCTAGATTAGAAATTTCCAATTGTCCTTCgtagttaaagaaaaaaaaaagggaaaaggaaaaagCAAACGACAACACAATTACCTTAAATATGTTCCGTACCAAGTTGACATAtgtttaatttagttattttgtattaaaGTTAGGTATTATTATCATCAAAGTAGTATATGTTTTCGTGTATTCTCTCTCTCATACAACATATTGCAAACTAACCGCTCTTATGTTCACCAATCAACAAAGCATTTGGAGAGAGCGGTTTATTAGATTAGTTGGATTTGGTGGTTATAATGAGCGTTCAAAATAGATTTTAAGTGGTTGAAAGAGTGATTGCAAACTCTCCTTTACATGGTACGCTGTTTTGGGTGGTTGTACAGTAacctcttttgtattattttagtACTAGGTAATTAGTCCACGCAATACCTGGTTATATGcataatagttttgattatatttcttaaatttttttaaactaaaatattgttttactaatgtataatctcaaaaaaatttatagtaatttctcaaaataacactcctgtcaacatttttttggtatgattatttattatacaaaatttaaaatatataaattttctataaatcaaaaattaaccaatactacaaaaaattattacaaattgattagctatattaatataaataacaatatagaaatttaaacattttcctaaTATGAGAGTTTCTATGtttatgatcatgttttatagaggttaaacattgatttaaagattttttcttaatgatattGTAAACATAAGACTGTATAGTATAGTaatattgaatcaaataaaattatcataaaatttagtaactacgtataaaattattgtatatagaatattcctcatttcaaagtttaaagcaattaaaataataaaaaaaatatattaaaattttaccaaaaacattttttcttgaaagataaatatattagttggaggaatgaatgtaaaattattgggtaggagttacatttgagttaaatgtagagttaaatggagttaaatgcctttaaaagtgggttaattattaataaatattttaatttatttttgacttcaAAGAAagggaataccaagtggctcaatcaaaatttaaacttacactttttgattgttttgttgatataaactcaacactcacacataatattccaaattgaaaatattacttttgaaatgacaaact from Camelina sativa cultivar DH55 chromosome 7, Cs, whole genome shotgun sequence includes the following:
- the LOC104702572 gene encoding uncharacterized protein LOC104702572; its protein translation is MSLAIAEVYTVRKFHKESMKKPAVTGGEGDEKIGGGSFMEAPVKSGGSSRRFGRLFFGKPGMKKSSAKVSDPMTIE
- the LOC104702571 gene encoding RHOMBOID-like protein 8 isoform X2 is translated as MAEVPTEPKTTQIDEISHNLSFSTSNAADSSWDKISFFRHRSRQIKRDTWLVSVFVLLQIVLFAVTMGVNDCSRNSHGHCAAKLLGRFSFQPLSENPMLGPSASTLEHVGGLSWNTLTENHEIWRILTSPWLHSGLFHLFINLGSLIFVGIYMEQQFGPLRIAIIYFLSGSVGSLFAALFVRNIPSVSSGAAFFGLIGAMLSALAKNWNLYTGKISALVIIFTIFTVNFLIGFLPFIDNFANIGGFISGFILGFVLLFTPQLRQMPPSHKGKLFEDDMKRSTRLKEQFDRPVLRIISLVVFCGMLAGVLLAACWGINLNRHCHWCRYVDCVPTKKWSCSDMTTSCEAMVSDAQLTLTCMANGKFRIFPYTNISQARTQDLCTLVCS